The Quercus lobata isolate SW786 chromosome 9, ValleyOak3.0 Primary Assembly, whole genome shotgun sequence region caattattttgttttagtttaaaGGCATACTACCCAATGAATCTGTATTGTATGCAGACTGAATGTGCCATGTGGAAttagcctaaaaaaaaaaaaacattttttcttaCAATAAGTGGGGAATGCGATTTTAATCCAAAATTTCCACATAAAAGAGAATTGAAAAACGTCACTAgactacaaattttttatgattaCTAAAACCTTAATTGTAACTTGattgataattttttgctataatGTATAAGTTAAAAACTTTTCTCAATAATCTCGTGTAGATGAGGGACTCTGTGGTTTTAGGTCTGCATAGATTTTCCCTCAAAGCATAGAAGTAGCTAGTGTTTTAATTCTCTATTTCCTCAAGTCACCTGCCTTAAGTAGTTAACACGTAAATTGTTTTTAtgtcaaacagaaccttggctAGGTTCAATTCCTCGGGTCACCTGCCTTGTTTAAAATAACACCTAGatagtttttatgttaaatggAACCTTGGCTAGGTTCAACTCCTCGGGTCACCTGCCTTGGGTAAGTTAACACTTAATCTGTGTTTGTGGTATTCAATCTAACCTTGGTTATGTTCGATTTCTCAAATCACCTACCTCGAGAAATTAACACGTCAATACGAATACTTAATTATATATGGGTATGGTAAACAAATagtaaatcataaaaatataagtaCAAGTTAGTACGACaaagttttaacaaaaatttcccATTAAACAAAGTTAAAAGGGGTACGTATAGAAGAGAAGGCAAGTAAAGACAAAATGCcctctatcaaaaaaaaaaaaaaaaaaaccacaacaacgTAAGTAACAAAATGGTCCCATTGCTACATTCCCTAGGCCTTGGGAGTCTTCTGTGTCCCTGTCCCAATGGTGGGCCGTGCTTCAGCAGTTGGAGTTGGAGCAGGAAGAACCACTTTGGTTGTTGAGACAGTTGCGGAGTCTCCTGCTATTTTAGGCACCTTGGCTACCACATTAATGCTTTATGGAGCAACTACACTAAGCTTGGAGACAGCTGGCTCGGTTTGCTTGGTCTTGGCAAGAGCAATGGTGCTTGGCTGCTGTTCAGCTGGTTTGGATTGGGCAGGAGCAGTAGTGTTGactttttgggggggggggggggttctcAGCAGAGCTCGTCGGAGTTGGGCCAGAGGTACTAATAGAAGGATGACTGATTGGACGTGCCCTGATTGTTGGAGGGTAGAAGGCTTTCTCCAAATTCCTTAGCTATGAATTGGAGTTTACTCTAGCAGCATTGAGGGCCTCAATCCAGGTTTGAAGGCAAAAGCTACGGCATACGACAAGGAGTTGAGATTTGAGGTGGGCCTCAGTCTCCTTCTGCCCTTGGTCATATGCAATCTGCTCGAACATGTTCATTTCCTCATCCTTCTGGCTTAGCTCCTTCTTCAGCTCGGAGATGGTCATTCGAGCAATTGCGAGCTGGCTCTTTACCTCCCTCAATTGTAAGAGCTACTCTCGAGCTTGTCTCTTCGTGCTCTCTATCGAGGCTTCAGCACTCTTTCTAGCCTTGTCACATTATGCCAACTTGAGGAGAGTCTCCTTCAGCTTCTTGACCGTTAAGGTCAAAAAATTCTGCGTGGCAGCATAGCGCATGGACTCCTCTTCTTCAGATCACGAAATGCCTAGTCGACCCACTCCTCTGTTACATGTGCTGCTTGGGTGGCCTGTGCGTGAATAGTTGAGATAGAAATTAGTAGGAAAGTATGCATATAATGGGCGAGACTGTAATAATGAAGTTCTGGAGGTAGAAAAATGAGTGTAAGGAAATCTTACCAGAGCAAGGTCCCTCTTTACGGATAGGAAGAGTTCATGCTTCTTTAGGTTCCGAAGTTCATCCATATCCTTTGGGAGAAGAAGCGCTTGTTCCATAGCATTGGCCACATAGCCCACTGTCGATGCCCGGCCTCGAAAAACGCAGCGGCAGCAAAACCGCTGCCGCCGCCGTCGTGGGCCTTCATTTGACAACTTGCTGTGGAGACGCTCTCGTGTGCACGAGAGCTCGTTAAAGGCCCCCTCCCAAGTGAATGACACTGTAAGTGTGCGTGTGTGTGGTGTGTGGCGTGGTTTGCATGGGGCTTCGGGTGCTCTCTCTGTTGgtggaggaaggtaggtctacctttaGTGTTATGGCAAGAATCtgggccaaattttaagggattaACAAAGGTAAGtggagtcgccaccaatcattgggtttttctaaggtgtgattggtcacctgtttctagttggttttattaccaatcctaggctaagagaaaaggcatttttcctaatctaatgcagatggcaaaaaaaaatcttgattcttaggtccagaagtttggttacatgtggggaaggtgttaggcaccccacaacgcctgtccaaggacagtcctttgttttgataaaaccttaattttcggAGAGTGGcagtaaaaatatgattttggcattggctttcgAGGCTTTACATGCatgggggctttgaggtttggcttttgaatgggtgtggtcccaatTTATGCTATCCTAAGGCATTCGAGCAGAGTACCAGATTTCCACGGCGAAAATCCGGTGACGTGTCACCTCACTTTCGCAGCAGAAATTAGGCATTGCTTGGCCTTAGGCGACATGGACTGTAACAATCACACCAAGAGGGGcgagcaggtatatatatacatacatcgtgcacaatgcaagcacatagagcaagaaagtaaatgcctacatccctagagtATGGCTCAAAATATAGGTGCAGGAAAATAAACAAGGGTCGCCATACTTTAGAGatgaggacgaatggtacacagcatgatatacctaatacaacccatctaagatagaaagggaggaggaaggaaggggtttaaaagagtacataacccaAAAGGAAAGGCTAAACTCCTAAATCTACTGGACATGCCGCTTGGCTTGTCTCTACATGCTTGCTTCCATGCCTTTTTTTCTTGCGCCTGGGAGACTGTGTCCTAGTTCCAAGCGTCCTCGCTCCAtatgtgtacatgcaaaggcaaaaACAAGAAACCATagaaggaaaagatgcaaagagCATACAAAAAGGCATAAAGCGGATAAGCATGATAAGCATGGTAAAGAAAGGAGCtagaaagcaagcaaacaagcaaaaaggaaaacaagcgaaaaagcaaacaaaagatgGTGTCCACGGGGGgaaaatgtaggtttggatcggaTATCCAtagcttcattgtgttgaagcatggacgacacactagcaagcaaaactcatgcatggacatgtaagcaAGCTTGTAAAGATGCACAAAAAGCCAACGGGTGGCACAAGCAAGCATGGTAAGCATATCATCGCACAGAGTGGAAGAGGGGAAAGGTATGCACAAAGCAACCAAAATCATGGCGATGCATCCCAAATGGTTACATCGAAACAAGGCCACATTGGCATCAAGtgtaaccacacaaccacaaacccGCTAAAGGCGTCAAgcgtggcaaagcctagaacaagagaggccaacacaagcataaagcataaagcatagaagcaagtaAGAATAGACATGCAAAATGggaatgatccaaaccctttgatgtgAGCCAAGGTGTACAGATAGTGACAAAAACCGTAGGGTCTAGATCGGATCCAAACCaataggccaaaacacaagaaagaaagacaaacatagcctaggtcTAGGCACACAAACATAGCATGGAGTGCACAAGCACATGGAAGATAGCATAAAGCATTTAGAGAACATAGATCCAAGCGCACAAGCGTGTGAAAATATAGATCTAGACATACAGGCATAGAAACACGCATGTGAACATGTAGAAACTTAACACATAGACATGGAAGAACAAGGatccaagcatataagcatgtaaTGACAAGAATCTAACCATATATCGAGGAAATAAACACATGAAACACATAGATCCAAGCAAGGCATAGCCAACAACATCATACAAACATATGAGCATATAACCTTAACGTCATCCTAGAACAAAAAGAGGCACAAAACATGGGAAAATATGGCATAAAGCCTAAAGcgtgtagatctaaacatataagcatgtaaaAATGTAGATCTAAGTATGAAACATGGCAAAAAGTATAAAAGCAAAGAGATTTAAgctaaaaacacaaataaagcaaaaaacatgctagaaaaagcaataaatcatATTATCAAGGCATAAAAGAGCAACATAAATgctagaaaaagatttagaaggttaggggtgtgggtggtagctaaaaagctaaatccacacccctaaaccccaaatccaaagtgtagaaccaaggaaaagaagattgggtataagaacaataccttgtatttttggtgaagagagaagaatgaaaaagctttgatgtgtttttttgggtgtttttttgtgtttaagaGAGGGGAGAAATGTGTAGAAAAACTAGGCAGAGAGCAAAAcccagataaaaaaaaatgatcatccTCCTGTCTGAAGGGTGCCTGGGCTTTTTATAGCCCCGACACAAATTTCGAAGTGGCAGCCCTTGAAGGGCCGCTAGCCTCGAACCTCCTCTGATTAGGTTGATCTTGACATGTCTGGAAAGGTCTTGACTTCTTGTTTCTGAAAAGGTGTGGATCTTGAAAATCCAACGGTCAGATCAAAAGTTATGACTCTCGGAAGTTAGTGGTGCATCGATCGGTGCATTATCCCAGTTTTCGTGACATCTCGACCGTTCTAATGTCGAtttcgacccatgaatagttgttggaatgagaatttgataatcttcgcAATGACATTGGTTTCAACCCATTCTAATAGCCgaatcaaaattagggtttttgggcccaCCCAAGATTGACTttgggtcaaacttggtcaaagttatTAAAAATCTCTGAGAAGCTCAGGTTTGATataaaactatgaaaaatgttgttttgtgagGATTTTGACCTCGTTTGACCTTCGGTCAAACCTAGGGTTAACTatgggcattttggtcattataGTTGAAATAGGCACTTTGGGTGCTCCGATGCCCAAATGGGTTGCGTCGCATCATTTTGTATGTTTTCATGGccccatggagagaaaataatattttgggattttttgggGTCCAGCACGCAAATTGAGGGCagacaaaatacggtatcaacaCCTGCTCTTCCATCGTCGAAGTTACGGATTAAAGCATCTTCACAAAGAGGAGAGCTATCCAATTCAAGTACAGGATTCTAGTTCAAAACTCGAGATCGTCGCTCAGAGACAACGTTCGAGCTTTCCCCTCCCCTTCTTTGTTAGGCTCGGGTCATCTTTGCCACCCTGGTGGGCTCAAGAAGTGCTTCCTCTTGGACTTCGCCCTCTTTGATGGGGCCTTTACCTCCTTTCTTgtcccttttcattttttattagcTGGTTCGTTTTGTGTAGGGGTTGGGGGAATTGGAGTTGGAGGCTTGGGAACTATTGGGACCTCGAGAGTTGTGGTCCTAGCATGGGATTCTAGTAGGGAGAGTAGATCTGGCAATCTCCTCTCTATCATCATCCTTTCAAGCACTTCGATAGCCTCTTGGTCCTCACTAACTAGGGTTGTAGCTGGTTATGGGCTGAGTCCTTCCTCCTCGGACTCGTTTGTACGGtaaaaaacctcaaaatcctCGTCTCGGATGGGATTTTCAGTGTCCTTCTTTGAAGTATTATTCTCAAATTCTGTTTCAGCTTCTTTGTTTGAGGATGTAATTTCCTCTATGATGGGTTGAGGTTCCTTGAAGGTAGGAAGCTCGACTAATTGCGTTCCCTCTAGAGTAGGCTTGCGTATAAATCCTTCAATAGCCACATCAACTAGGGCAAGACGAGAGTCTCAGGCCTTGATTACGTGCTTGGACACTTGGAAGTGATTGGAGATGGGTTTAAAACCTCCAATCACGTGAACCACGTGGAGCTAACCATCCCGATGTAGGAAGATCTTGAACCGTAGAACTCGGTTCAGTAGATTGAAGTTCACCAAGCTTCGTCTCTTGGTAGTGGCTTTTTTATCTGAGGAAGATCAATTAAGAATTCATGTTAGTTTGCAGGCCAGCCAAGCTCAAATGTTAAcaagtaagaaaaaatatatatgtacacaAAAGTAAAACAATGATGATGAATGAATTGTTATAGAATTCCCTAAGCTAACATAGACTTTTTAAGTGTCTCTAAGCCATCCCACTTGGAATTCCATCCTAGGTAGGACAATGGAGTCCGTCGTGCCACTGCCTTGAAATGATCAGTGGGTTTTGATAgtgggttttgatgattttgattagtgattttgggattttgatgGGTGGGTTGATGATGGAGGTTGgcttgatgatggtggttgtgTGGGTTAATGATGGAGGCTGGGTTGATGATCGCCGCTGCTCTAATCGTTGATGGTGGCTAGGTATTGAGtcaagaatgaatattttattgaataaatgtgcaaaataaacaaactgatatgagtgttttgtaaaaattggtgtataaaatagaaaaagcatgttttttcttacaaaatggacaaaaatTATGCATCTATTGATGCGGATGCTCTTAGAGCCATTTTATTATTGATTAGGGCATCGAAACCCATAAGAAGTTTTGTTTAGGGTTAGATGGCTAGAAATCAAGGATACCTAAGAAGTGAGAAAACCTAAGTAATTACTAATTAGGCGCCACCTTAACTGTACGTTTCATAAGGCTTAGGATTTTTTAACCTTAAATTGAAGTCCGATGTGATTTTTATACGTCAATCAAGATATGATTAATCCATAGTTATTAATATATTACTACTGCATATCAATTATGATTTATGGCACTAGTTTTTATGTTAATTACGCACTTGATTTACTTTGTTCTAGACTTCTAGCATgacagagttttttttttatccctctAACGTTAGCGTTCAAAATTCTTAGATTGCCTTCcttccaaagaaaaaataaataaataaataaaaaaggttctTAGAACACCTAATCAAAGTAGATAATTACATGAAAAAATCTGTTGGATCACATCATGAAAAAGAAGTTTATCAATGATGGTAAGCAACACAAGCAAAATGACATCACACCCTCAACCACAAGGGCATGTGTCAACTGTGGCTAAGACCAAAGAAGCTTTTGGTAGTAATGCTCTTGAAGAAcctttcaactttcaaggaCGGATGCTTTGTGAATAACAATGCAATGAATCAAAATCCAATGATGATTTGCCGTCAATTTTTCCCAAAGACGATTACTGACCAAACTTTCTCATCAAGCTTTAATTACATGGATGAGCTTCTGATGTTTGATGTCTCTGGTTCAGACTTCTGGAAATTATGAATGTTTCAGGATAATGTAGTGGGAGGGTGTAATAATGGTGGCACATCTCTGCCCTTCTTTAAACAAGCCTCTTCCATTGTTTGAGGCCAAGACTCACTGGGTTGCAAGCACAATATTGCTATTTAAGGACTGTTTCAATTGTGATTAagcatcaatttttttgttcctcATAATGTTCCTCTTCAAATTGCTCATATATCTTTACTTTGGATgtgaatttagaaaatttaattgttgGATTATATGTCACAGGGAATATGTAAAAAAGTTCCTAAGCCTCAATGATTTCCTAACCCCACATAGTTTACACCTGAAAGGATTCCTTGAGGTTGTTTCTTGTTGAAGTTCTATTTGAAGTCTAACCAATCGAAAGTATGTTCTTCCTCTTaaaatttgctgaaaattgaCAAAGAAAGAAGGGGATAGAGTGTGATACCATCATCAGCAGATGCCTGTTCAATGTCAATAAATTCTatttaagttgttaaaaatcattataaatattGGCTTCATGCAGATCTAACTCTAGGATAAACAGAGAAAGCACTGGGAAAGAAAGAAGGCATATCATACAACATTTGGAGTTTACATTTCACTGAATCAGTGGAATCAGCAGATCCCCCAACAGTATGCACAAAATACCAACGTACACATTAACAATGAAATCATGAAAAAGAAGACAATATACAAAATGacggaagaaaagaaaaagaaaaaaaattccattgctTGGAACCAACTAGCTGCTAGTATCCGTGAACTGATGTCAAGTCTATATCCAACTGAAGCATTGGACCAGGAATCCAAATGTCTAGTGACTTAAACTGTGGAAAAACTCTGGAGGTATTGTAGGGGGGCAATACTTCTTCGCCACATATTTGTTCTGAGGAAGAAATAAACATCTCAGTTAAAACCTAGGACATTAGCAGATCAaccaaaatatacaaatttcagCAAAATGATGGTGCTGATTCCTAACCCATCTAAAACTATGGACTACACAACCAGCTCATCCAATTGCAACTGATCAGTTCCATTGCAGctattaattatttgattattgttATAATACACCTGACACAACATGCTTGCAACAAAGGACACCCTAATCCTACTTTCATCAGTCTCTCAAGTGAAAATAATCAAATTGAGAGAGCATGAGTGGACATGTGTGTGAGTGTTGGAATAATGGTTAATTGATTTACAaacagcttaagcttttggagAATTGGTACTTTATCAAGGTAATAGAGCATAtgatttaaaaagtttaaatttccTCATACCACTTATTAGGGAGAGATTAAGTTCACCATTTACTAACAACTTGATCTTTTGGGAGATTGATAATTTATCAGAGACAGAGATAGAAACAGTACAAGACTTGAACTTTTCTTACCTTATGCTGACTGTATTTCTCCCTGATAGCAGGTAAACTAGAATTATGGCTATCGCAGCACAGGCGATGGAGATCCTTGACACAGTCACACAAATCAGAAGGCTGGTAAAGTGTGTAATGCTGCAAGGTCGAATTCTGTAccaaaacaaattgaaaatcaagTTATATTAAATGCAGACTTACgaccaaaaacaataacctaAATCACAagaaatatatcaatttattatCATGCACATACCCATGGTCTCTTtgaagggaaaagaaaataattggcCAAGAAAATTGCCAAAGCAGCTATAAGTGATGGAGCATAGCAAAGCATACTGTACTCCAACTGCAATGATGGAATCCGAGAAGATggcaaataattaaaaaaaaaaaaggcaaagaaTCAAAGTGTTAGGGCATGGCAAGTATAATCAATAACCAACAGTGTACATATATATTATGAAGTGACCATTATGATCGCTATTTTTTTCCCAACCACCTTTCACTACTAATCTAGTCATTATATTAAAATCTTTTATccataattgaattaattatggTGCATTATATTCAAGCGAACTATCCCAATAGTGTAAACAAAATGATGATATTTAGACCTTGCATATGGCAGGGAAGATACAAAAGCAAACATATTGAGCACTCAAGCCCAAGAACAATACCTCATTTATTCCTTGAGCAGCACGAACAAATCGCCTACACAATTAATCACAAGTCACCACCTGAAGCAGCATGCGTGAAAAACATAGGTATAGTCAATAGTCATGAACTAGCCCTTACCTTAAGAAACATTTAGCTGTTGGTGCTGTCATTTCAAACTTCAAGTAGTTCAAAACTGCAGATTCCATTTGCAAAACCTGCAGCATACGAAATGCTAATGTTCATGCTGCTTAGGCAGGATAGAAACAATGCAAGAATCATCTAGAAAAAGCTCAATTCAGCCAAAGGAGGGCAGGACCAACCTCTTCCTTGAAATATGTGTTATCAGTTATGTTACAGAACTCTTCTATCTGGGGTGCACAAATCTCCTCATATTTGCTGgcaatataataatttttcttgttaatatttttactaAGAGTACAAAATAAAGGACTATCACATATAAGGATAACACACTAGGGGTAAATGTTTACTTACGAGGCAATCATCATGCACGCGGCACCAAGTAACTGTAACCGTTGCCTATTCATCAAATTCCCTGAAAGATACCAGTCTATGTAGTTTATGGTCAAATATAATGTGTCAGGTACAAGCCTATACTTTTCAGCCACCTGCAGTTGGAATAGAAGATAAACATGTGTTACATGTACACCCTTGATAAAGTTACAATTATTAGGTGATCATATTGCTGacaacaaatttaataatacaaaaaatct contains the following coding sequences:
- the LOC115961618 gene encoding cyclin-A1-1-like, which codes for MVAQSCGIACDIYQHLRASESPNNCNFIKGVHVTHVYLLFQLQVAEKYRLVPDTLYLTINYIDWYLSGNLMNRQRLQLLGAACMMIASKYEEICAPQIEEFCNITDNTYFKEEVLQMESAVLNYLKFEMTAPTAKCFLRRFVRAAQGINEVLFLGLSAQYVCFCIFPAICKLEYSMLCYAPSLIAALAIFLANYFLFPSKRPWNSTLQHYTLYQPSDLCDCVKDLHRLCCDSHNSSLPAIREKYSQHKNKYVAKKYCPPTIPPEFFHSLSH